A window of the Canis lupus baileyi chromosome 8, mCanLup2.hap1, whole genome shotgun sequence genome harbors these coding sequences:
- the LOC140639165 gene encoding uncharacterized protein → MSFRDRAPATARRLSPLPSDWNSALSLLGSPDSLRCSLVSDPLPGRPVLIAAASGQTLLRHLVAPRFRGVKETSSLHGDHFCKQQLNSQSRGRPPPSLELIREGAMGTSQSKFDSKTPLGCLLANLRTLELDQDLRRRRLIHYCTVAWPQYRLKNQSQWPPEGTFDYQILMDLDNLCRRQGKWSEVPYVQAFWTLRSRPELCSSCSTSQVLLAPSPPPTLPHSTSRDSNLAPPSPLVEPPEDLSRPPVRAPHLSPPPYQPAPQQPVSPTPSSISETPGPGPGPASSIPSPTVPLLPAPEPQPPSSPLPSPPISARTRSKNSSPDLVCPLREVAGAEGVVRVHAPFSLQDLSQIEKRLGSFSANPDNYIKEFQYLAQAYDLTWHDLHVLQTTTLTTEERERIQAAARGHADQVHLTDATMAVGAQAVPAVEPGWDYQNGQDGRPRRDHVVRCLIAGMRAASNKAVNYDKIREIIQAPDENPAIFLNRLTEALIQYTRLDPACPAGATVLATHFISQSAPDIRKKLKKVEEGPQTPISDLVRMAFKVFNSREEAAELKRQARLQQKVQLQTQALVAALRPRLQEPAERGTHPHPSGACFKGGAEGHWARQCPTPRAPTRPCPLCHLMGHWKSDCPSLRESSAPQRGGRPETERLQELTRVSVNQLLLHPYSRLPTSDYPYNDAPPSAGSSQSRVDAPDTII, encoded by the exons atgtccttca gagatCGAGCCCCTGCAACAGCACGGAGGCTCTCTCCTCTTCCGTCGGACTGGAACTCTGCTCTTTCTCTGCTGGGGTCACCGGACTCCTTGCGGTGTTCCCTGGTTTCCGACCCTCTCCCGGGGCGCCCTGTCCTAATCGCGGCCGCGTCAGGGCAAACCCTCCTCCGCCACCTGGTGGCTCCGCGGTTCCGGGGAGTAAAGGAGACGTCCTCACTCCACGGTGACCACTTCTGTAAGCAGCAGCTCAATTCACAGTCGAGGGGACGCCCTCCTCCAAGTCTTGAGCTGATACGGGAAGGAGCCATGGGAACCTCCCAGTCCAAATTCGATTCCAAAACGCCTTTAGGATGCCTACTGGCTAATCTCCGAACTCTGGAGTTAGACCAGGACTTACGAAGGCGACGCCTTATCCATTACTGTACCGTCGCTTGGCCTCAATATCGGCTGAAAAACCAATCGCAATGGCCACCTGAAGGCACTTTTGATTATCAGATACTTATGGACCTTGATAATCTCTGTAGACGCCAAGGCAAATGGTCTGAGGTGCCCTATGTCCAGGCTTTCTGGACCCTGCGCTCCAGACCAGAACTCTGCTCTAGCTGCTCAACCTCTCAGGTACTCCTAGCCCCCTCTCCCCCGCCGACTCTTCCCCACTCCACCTCTAGAGACTCCAACTtggcccctccatcccccctcgTGGAGCCTCCTGAAGATCTCTCCAGGCCCCCTGTAAGGGCCCCAcacctgtctcctcctccctacCAACCCGCTCCCCAACAACCTGTGTCCCCGACTCCTTCCTCAATCTCTGAaactccaggcccaggcccaggcccagcctcgAGCATACCCTCTCCAACCgttcctctcctcccagccccagaACCTCAACCACCTTCcagccccctcccttctcctcctatCTCTGCCCGTACCAGATCCAAAAACTCTTCCCCGGACCTGGTCTGCCCCTTGAGGGAGGTTGCAGGGGCTGAAGGGGTTGTCCGAGTCCATGCGCCCTTTTCTCTACAAGACCTATCCCAAATAGAAAAACGCTTAGGTTCCTTTTCGGCCAATCCCGACAACTACATCAAGGAATTCCAATACTTGGCGCAGGCCTATGACCTAACCTGGCATGACTTGCATGTCCTCCAGACCACCACCCTCACCACTGAGGAGAGGGAACGTATCCAGGCTGCTGCCCGGGGACACGCTGATCAGGTCCACCTTACGGACGCCACAATGGCGGTCGGTGCTCAGGCGGTCCCCGCCGTAGAGCCAGGCTGGGATTACCAAAACGGCCAAGATGGCCGCCCGCGCCGCGACCACGTGGTCCGATGTCTCATCGCCGGCATGCGGGCGGCCTCTAATAAGGCCGTAAATTATGACAAGATCAGAGAAATCATACAGGCCCCTGACGAAAACCCGGCTATATTCCTTAACCGGCTGACCGAGGCATTAATTCAGTACACTCGCTTGGACCCGGCCTGTCCCGCGGGGGCCACGGTTCTAGCCACACATTTTATCTCTCAGTCAGCCCCAGATATCcgcaaaaaattaaagaaagtcgAGGAAGGCCCTCAGACCCCCATTTCTGACCTAGTGAGAATGGCATTTAAGGTCTTTAACTCCCGTGAGGAAGCCGCAGAGCTGAAGCGACAGGCCAGACTCCAGCAGAAGGTTCAGCTACAAACCCAGGCCTTGGTAGCAGCCCTGCGGCCGCGGCTCCAGGAGCCAGCAGAGAGGGGGACCCACCCGCACCCCTCCGGGGCCTGCTTCAAAGGCGGGGCTGAAGGCCATTGGGCCCGGCAGTGCCCCACCCCGAGGGCACCAACTCGACCATGCCCTCTCTGCCATTTGatgggccactggaaatccgacTGCCCTAGCCTCAGGGAATCCTCGGCGCCTCAACGCGGGGGAAGACCCGAGACG